TGAATACTGACAAAATCGGCAAAGGCTTGAAAATCGTTGATGGCATAAAAAATGATAACGGCAAAATTGTAATGGTATTCAAGCCTCAGGAAGAAATTTCGCTGAGAACCGCTCTTCTTACAGTTGACAACAATAGTCTGGAGAAGGGTCAAAACACAAAAGCCTTTGACATGCAGTCCAGTAAATTTATTTCGGGTAATCTTTATTGCTTCGACGGGGACAAAGTCGTTAAAGTCGACCAAAACGCGGGAATCGAGTATTTGAAAAATTAAAATGTGAGAAAAAAGTGGTACTGCCGTGCAGACGTCGCGGCAGACTATTTTTTGCAGTATTTCCGTTAATCTGTTAGCTTTTTCGACTGAGCAACCGCAGGAAAAGCCTTTTGTTTATTATTCTTGCGGTTTTTACGCAATCTTATCTAATAGACGTAACTGTAATAAGAGGCTGGGTTAATATCCTTATTTTACTTTTATGCATAGTATTTTTGATACCTACGATTTTGTATACTAAAATCATTTATGGATATGTAGAACAAAGAAAAACACATGAATAAAGCCAAAAAATGCGGCAGGTTTTCCCTGCCGCTATTTTATTTTCTTAACCCTGTTTGACACTAACTATTAATGCAAAAAGGCATGAATTTAAAATTTACCGGTACAAACGTTTTTACTAACCCGATTTCATATGTGCAGAATAAACATTTACTAAATGTATTAAAAATAGTATAATTTTATTGGCTCGGCGTTAACGGCTATGTAATATACTTTGTTAATAGGAAGTGTGTTATATGGACTATAAAGAACGCTATCACGATTGGTGCACAAATCCTGTTTTCGATGAAAAGACACGCGAAGAGCTTAAAAATTTAAAAGACGAAAAAGAGATACAGGACCGGTTTTATAAGGACTTGACGTTCGGAACCGGCGGCCTGCGCGGCATTATCGGCGCAGGGACTAACCGGATGAACATCTACACCGTAGCAAAGGCTACTCAGGGACTTGCAAATTACATAATTGCAAATGGCGGCCAGTCAAAGGGCGTTGCCATCGCTTATGACTCAAGGAATTTCTCCCGTGAGTTTGCCGAAAAAACTGCCCTGACGTTGAATGCGAACGGCATAAAAACATATCTTTTCGAATCGTTAAGGCCTACTCCGGAGCTATCATTCGCATTGAGAGAGCTGCACTGTATCGCCGGTGTAGTGATAACAGCGAGCCACAATCCGCCCGAATATAATGGCTACAAAGTTTATTGGGAAGACGGCGCACAGATTACCCCGCCCCGGGACCAGGAAATCATTGATGAAGTGAATGCCGTTACGTCATTTGGAGCCATTAAAACCATAGACAAAGCTGAAGCCATCAGCAAAGGACTTTTTAATATCATAGGGGAAGAAATCGACAGGCGCTATTACGATGCGCTCAAAAAGCTTGTATTGAGTCCCGAGGCTATTAAAAAGGCTGCTAAGGAATTGAAAATTGTCTATACCCCGCTTCACGGGACCGGAAATATCCCTGTGAGAACAATCTTAAAAGAATTGGGGTTCGAAAATGTCTATGTAGTTCCGGAGCAGGAGTTGCCAGACGGCAATTTCAGCACGCTGAGCTATCCGAATCCCGAGGACCCAAAGGCCTTTACCCTTGCACTCAAGTTGGCAAAAGAAAAAGATGCCGACTTAGTCCTGGCGACCGACCCTGACGCAGACAGGCTCGGAGTTTATGCCAAGGACACAAAAACGGGAGAATATAAGTCATTTACAGGCAATATGTCAGGCCTGCTGATAGCCGAGTATGAGCTTTCTGTCAGGAAAAAGCTCGGCAAACTGCCGAAAAACGGAGCGCTTATAAAGACCATAGTTTCCTCTAATATGGCAAACGAGATAGCGAAGGAATACGGCATAAAACTCATTGAAGTGCTTACCGGATTTAAATATATCGGTGAGCAGATTAAATTATTTGAACAGAACCATAATTATGAGTATCTGTTTGGTTTTGAGGAAAGCTATGGCTGCCTTGTAGGAACCCATGCAAGGGATAAGGATGCTGTTGTAGCCGTCATGGCGCTGTGTGAAGCGGCCGCGTATTACAGAGAACAAGGCCTTACCCTTTGGGATCAGATGCTGCGCATCTATGAAAAGTATGGGTACTATAAAGAGGATTTGACGTCCATTACGTTGAAAGGCTTAGATGGGGCGGAAAAGATTCAGTCTATCTTAAAGAATATGAGAAATAACCCGCCTCAAAGGTTTGGCAGCTTTAAAGTGACCGCCGTCAGGGATTACTTAACGGGTGAAATCACTGAAGTTGAAAGCGGTGCAAAGAAGCCGACGGGATTGCCGAAATCCAACGTGCTTTACTATGAACTTGAAAACAATGCCTGGTGCTGTGTCCGCCCGTCGGGAACGGAGCCAAAAGTCAAGTTCTATATGGGAGTCAAGGGCAGCAGCCTTGAGAACGCCCAAAAGCTTTTGGAGGAACTCAAAAACTCCATGATGGCGCTTGTAAAGTAGAAATGCTGCCTACAAAAATTGCCCAGACAAAAATAGGGATAGGTACATAACCCGTACTTATCCCTGTTTTTTGGCGTATTTTTTGGACAAACATATGTTCACAAATACCCTTAGGCAAAACCGGCGCGTTTAAGATATTGTTTACACAGCGTATTGCGCTGCTATCACAGATCAAGTGCCGTTTCTGCGCAGGATAGGGCAAAATTTGGCTTAGTTTTGCTGTAAAACGCTATTAAAAATGAGTTCTCAACGTGTTTTTAACAACTTTCAACAAGTTATCAACAATTTGTATCGCATTGAATATCCGAAAACATATATTGAAAAATCTTGTCGAAGAATAGCGTTATAATATTAAACTGAAAGTTTTTAACAAGTGAAATAAAAATTGTTAATAATTTTGGAGTATGGTTTATGATTAGAAAAATCAGAAAAGAAGATAAAAATGACTATATAGAAATGGCGAAAAGTTTTTATATGTCCGACGCAGTGGACCACAATATACCCGAAAAGCATATTGAAGACACCTTTGATGAGCTGATGCGCTCTGATGAGTATGCGATGGCATATATCATGGAGTATGAAGGCAAGACTGCAGGCTATGCGCTGTTAGCCAAAACCTTTTCTCAGGAGGCGGGCGGCATGGTTCTATGGGTCGAGGAACTCTATGTCAAGCCTGAATACCGCTGCCGCGGTCTGGGACATGAGTTCTTTTCGTACTTAGAAAATAATCTTTGCAGCGGTGTGAAACGCATCCGCCTTGAGACAGAGGAGAGCAATAAAAGGGCGATATCATTTTATAAGAGCATGGGATTTGAATATTTACCCTATCAGCAAATGATAAAAACGCTTTGACATAGTAATTATTAATTCATAATTCCAAAATTCAGAATAGCACAAATTTTCACTTTGTGACCAAAAGTTCCATTGATAAAATATTAAGATATTGGCTTAACCTTTCTTTTTATTTGAAAAACCGGCAGTTAAGGAGCAACTTCAAATGCGCTGCAAGGCGGCATAAATACAGTCACACGTTCACGGATATGTATAGTAAACCTAAGGCTCCAAAGGGCTTAAAATTACGCTATATGGCCATTATAACGGTTGCAGAAACAGTCTTTTTATTGCTATTTCCCATTCGTGTCAGTGCCCGGAAATCCTTGATAAAAATTATTGTTTTATCATAAATAATTAATTATAATATAGATAAAGAAGAAAATATAACCGTCTGGAAACGGCTCAAAGGAGGATTTTGTTAATGTTCGGACAGTTGAATATAAAAAATGGTCCGTCGCCGGTACCTGCTTCGGTAAAAGTTGTTGTATCTCCTGACTTGATGCAGGCCAGACTTACAATTGAACCTCCTAAATACGGGGGACAAGATGTTTCCTCCCAGATGATCGATGATGCTTTAAGAGAAGCTAAAGTAACATATGGTATTGACGTACCGCTTCTCCAGAAAATAAAAGCGCATCCAGAGTATTCCCGAGAATACGTGATTGCAAGAGGAACAGAGCCAAAAAGAGGAAAAGACGGTTCTATAAAATATTTATTTGAAATCAACAAAGATTCTCACCCAAAGGTCAGAGAAGACGGAACAGTCGATTACCGGGATCTTGGATTAGTAGTAAATGTTAAATATGGACAAGTTCTTGCTGAAATAACCCTCCCGACAAAAGGTGTTGACGGCATGTCCGTTACCGGCAAAGTTTTGCCAGCGGCCCCGGGAAAAGCAATACCTTCTCCGGTTGGGCGCAATACTGCTCTCAGCGAGGACGGTACAAAGCTTTTTTCGACAATTGACGGCCATGTCAGTATGAACGGCAACCGCATTAATGTCGTAGATACCTTTATTGTGTCGGGAAATGTTGATACATCGACAGGAAACATAAAATCCGTTTGTAATGTATCAGTTATCGGAAATGTCACAGAGGGATTTTCGATTGAAGCCGCGGGCAATGTCGAAATCGGAGGCAATGTAGAAGGCGGTTCAATCAAGGCGGGCGGCAATGTGACTATATCGCGCGGTGTCGTCGGCATGAGCCGCAGTAAGATCGAATGTAAGGGCGACCTAAAAAGCACATTTCTTGAAAATTGTGAAATCAATGCCGGCGGAAGCGTAAAGACCCAAAGCATAATGAACTGCAATATTAAATGTGGAGGAAGGCTTGAGGTTACAGGGCGCGGAAAAATCATGGGCGGCCGCTTCGTAGTCGGGGAAAATGTGATTGCAAATCAAATAGGTTCTCCGTCAAATATTCACACCGAGCTTATTTTGGGAGCAGACCCGTCCGTTATGACAAGATATTCAGCGCTACATACTGAAATTGAACAACTCAAAAGTCAAATTGAGAAACTCAAACAGATAATTGACCTTCTGAATAAGTATAAACAGGCCGGCAAGCTCCCGAGCAGCAAAGAACAAATGCTTAGGAGTTCACAGGTGAGCCTTGAAGCCAGTACAGAAAAGCTGAATGCCCTAACCGAGGAATATAAGACGCTCGGTGCGCAGATTGAAAATTCCGGTAACGGTAAAGTAATCTGCCATGATACGCTGTACCGCGGGGTTAAATTAACTATCGGTTTCGCCTCGATGAAGGCGGAAAACGACATTGTTTCGTCGTCCTTTTCGCTTGTAGATGGGAAAATAGTTGTAACGCCAACCCTGCCCTATTGACAATTTCTATGTTTTTTCTGCTATATCTACTGATATATTATGTCTAAAATTTTGAGTTAATGGAATTAATATAATAGAACAGTAAGTTATAGCAGGAAAATACATAGAAAGGGTTGAAAGGAATTGAAAAAGGTACTGAGTGCTCTTTGCAAAAAGGTAAAGAAGTCAAAGGGTGGCTTTACGCTTATTGAACTTATCGCTGTCATTGCGATTTTGGCAATTTTGGCGCTTATACTTGTCCCGACAGTCGGCAGCAGGGTTGCTGCGGCAAAGAGAGCGGCTGCTCTGTCTGATGCTCGGGCGGCTTATATGGCAGCACAGATATATGTTTCTGATAAGCTGAACAATGGTGAGGATGTAGAGGATACCGATGGTACAGTACCGACTGATATGCTTTCGTCAGATGCTTTCAAAACGCTCAATGGCGTTAACGGTTTCACAGTTAAGAGCATAACGATTAAAGATGGTGCTGTCATTTCAATAACTATTCATGACAATAATGGTGATGCGACATATCCGGAATCAACTGCTTCTTCATCCAGCACCAGCGGTACCTAATAAAATACTTTGTAAACTACGGTACAAAATTAGAAAACCAGAACATATTCGGTGTATTTCCCGAATATGTTCTGGTTTTTTTGTAGAGCAATAGCTGGGATATAAAGTGTATAGGGGTTGATTGAAATCTCGGAGTTAAAAAATATATTCGGCACGCTATAGCAAATAGCGTTGTTGTATGTCGGAGAAAGAGACGAAACGGATCTAAGCAACAAGATTGCCCTGCCAAATTTTTATTTACCTAATCTGAGTCATCCGCGCCATATCTTCTCTTAAATGACCGTATAAATCACGGTACATTTTATAGTATTCATTGTATTTGGCGTGAGCTTCGGGGTTGGGCGTAATCTTTTTGTCCAGCACCTGCCATTTCTTTAAATCTTCTCGGGTCAGCAGGCCTGTGCCAAGTCCCGCCAGCATCACGTCGCCGAGGTTGGCTTCTACATCGTGAATGGGGCATACAATGCTGTGTCCGGTCACGTCTGCAAAAATCTGCTTCCAGAGCGGGGATTTGCTGACCCCGCCAGCCAAGAGAATACTTTCCTTTAGTTCAGTACCGCAAGACTCCATCGTATGGCGGAGGGAGTACGCGACTGCTTCCAAGAATGCCCGATAGATATGTGCGCGGGTGTGAACCAATGAAAGGCCAAATATTGTTCCCTTCGCGTTGGTGTCCCAAAGGGGGCTGCGCTCGCCCATGAAATACGGGAGAACAATGAGTCCTTCCGAACCCGCGGGGATACTGGCTGCCTGACGGTCAAGAACGGCATAGGCGTTTTCACCGCCGGCCGCTTCCGCGCGCTTTTCCTCTGCGGCAAAGGTGTCGCGGAACCATTTGATGACTGCTCCGGCTGTTGCGCCGCCGCCGAAAGAATACGTCAGCCGCCGCGCATTATACACATATGGCCAAGAGATAAGGTCACGGGCTTCAATGGGTTCCTCATGTACCAGAGCGGCGCACATGGAAGTGCCGATTGCCGCTGCATAATCGCCCGGCTCGAATACGCCGAGGCCCAACGTAGCTACACCGCAGTCAACGCCGCCGTTAAAGACCGGAGTGCCGGGGGTGAGATTCATTTCCTGTGCAGCCGCAGTGGTCAGTGTGCCTACTGGTTCGGTGTTTTCAACAATACGCTGCGGCATTAAAGTTCGCGGAACACCCATAGCATTCAGCATCTCATCTGACCATGAGCGGGTGTTCATATCGAAAAATCCACCCAGATTGCCCGCGGAGGAGTAGTCAATGGCTACTTCTCCGGAAAGGCGGGCAATGACATATGCGTTTGGCGGTAAAAACATACGAATTTTTACCCAATTTTCCGGCTCGTTGTCGCGTATCCAAAGGATTTTAGTGTAGCCGTAGTATGGATCCGTACCGTTCTGGGTAATCTGCCAGAGGCGGCTCTGATCCACATGCTGCCGGACCCAGCGTTCCTGCTCTTCGGCTCGGCGGTCCATCCAGATAAGGCAGGGGCGCACAGGATTCAGCGCTTCATCAACCGGTACGCCGGACCCGCCGTAAAGGCCGCTGATGCAGATACCGCGGATGTCTTTCGGGTCAACTCCGGACTTTTTCACGGTATTTGCTACGGATTGCTTGACGGCGTTTAGCCAAACATCCGGCCATTGTTCTGCCCAAAGCGGTTTGGGGGTAAGAACGTCATATTCCTGCAGGTCCTGTGCAACCAGATTTCCGGAGGTGTCCATCAGGATGGACTTGGTTCCCGAGGTACCAATATCAGTACCGATCAAATACTGCATCTGATTACCCCCGTTTTAAAACGTGATTGCGACTTTGAAGTCCCCGTATTTGCCGGTTGCATATTCAAAGGCCTCTTCCCATTTTTCAATCGGGAAGGTGCGGGAAACGACTCCGTCTGTTTTAAGCGTACCGTCGGCGATATGCTCAATGACATACGGGTAGCAATAAGGTGAGAGATGGGAACCAAGTACGTCCAGCTCCTTGCGGTCGCCGATAATCGACCAATCCACAGTGGTCGGCTCAGCAAAAACTGAGAACTCTACAAAGCGGCCCAGTTTGCGTACCATCTGCAAGCCTTGAATGACTGAAGACGGATGGCCGGTGGCTTCAATGTAGGTGTCGCAGCCGTAACCGTCGGTCAGTTTGAGAATTTCAGCCTGGACATCGACTTTGCTGGGATTCCAAACTATATCTGCACCAAACTCTTTCGCCTTAGCTAAGCGTTCATCCTTCATATCAAGCGCAATAAGAAGCTTGGGGTTGCGCTGGCGGGCGTATGTAACCATGCCAAGTCCGAGCGTGCGGCGCCGGAAATTACGACTACGTCCTCTGCGCCGATATCGGCACGGTCAACGCAGTGTTTGGCACAGGAATAAGGCTCGATAAGCAGGGCCTTTTCCAACGCAAGGTCTTTTGGAACCTTGTGGACAACCGCGTTCTTAGGCAGCCTCATATACTCGGCCATACCGCCGTTAGTGCTTGCAAAAAAGCCGAAGGTTTTGTGCGGCTGGCACATCCAGTACTTTCCGCTCTTGCAGAAACGGCATTCGCCGCAGGGGTAAATCTGGTCGGCAGTCAGGCGGTCGCCGACCTGTACTCCCTTTACGTTTTCGCCGACTTCGGCTACAATACCGATGAATTCATGACCCGGGATAAACGGAGGCTCCACCCAACTGGGCTGGCCGTTTCCGCCCCAGAACATATCTGCGCCGTGTTGGCATTTCAAGTCTCCGGCACAGACTCCGCAGCCTTCGACTTTGAGAATAATATCGTCGGGACCACATTCCGGCGTTGGATAGGCTGGTTCAAAGCGGTAATCGCCGCGACCATAGGCAACCAGTGCTTTCATTGTTTTTGGAATTGACATATTTACACCTTCTTTTTGATAAATACAGCTTACAGTTTCAGAATTGCTCCGTGAGTGAGCAGAATGGAACGAACCTCCTGCGGATCGACTTCACGTGGTGTAATGCCTTTTTTGACTGAAAGTGCAGCACCGATTCCGGCTGCCTCACCCACTGCCATGCAGAGGGTCATAATGCGGCTGGAACCAAAAGCCACATGGTCAACGCTCATGCAGCGTCCGGCCATCATCAAGCCATCTATACTGTTGGAAACGGTGCAGCCAAAAGGTACGCCATACGGCTCCTCAATGGTTTTGGTATAAGTGCCCTCACCGTTGCCCTTGTGTATATCAATAAAATATGAGTACAGCGCGATTGAGTCGTCAGGAATGCGGCCTTCAATACAATCTTCTGCTGTAAGCTTTTTGATTCCCATTATACGGCGGGATTCCCGTACACCTATGACTGCGTTGACGTAAGTGACATAGCTGTTTTCGAAGCCAGGTACATTTTCCTGCAGCATCTTGACTAACGGCAGAATCTGCAGGTGTGTTTCCTGTTCGCCGCGGCTTAGGTCATGCACATTGCTGTCGTCAAAATTCTGAATGCGGATAGTATTGACCGCAACATGGCCGGGAATAGGCAGCCGTATGTAGATAACCGTGTCACGCTGGATGGGGCATTTGCCTTCAGCACGCAGCTTCTCAATCATATGATTTAGGCCAAAGAAGATGTGACCGGGGTTGTTGCGGAAGAACTCCGCATTGTAGCCGGGACGGATGTGGGTCAGTCCCATGTTGTATGGCAGCTCTTCGGGGTGCTCGGCAATGAAGTCGATAAATTTGTCAAAATCCACTCCGCCCAAGTTGAACATCAATGAAGGCGGCTGGAGTATACCTGTACCTTCTTCACCCTTTTCATATTCCGCGCCTGCCAAATAGGCCAAGTCGCCGTCGCCGGTAGCGTCTATGAATACTTTGGCCTTAATCTCAATTTCAGTGCCCTTGCCGACCACTGTGACTGCTGTCAGGCGCCCGTTTTCTACTGTTGCGCCGGTGACTTCGCAGTGCATTAGCAGGTCAATTCCGTAGTCTTTTGCCCACTGGAAGCAAATGATACGGGTATAGAACGGGTTCACCGTGGTAGTGGATATATGAAACGGGCAATAGCGATGTCCCGCAGTGCCGTCCATAGCGGCGAGGTCATCGACCATTTTTTGCGCAAGACCGCCGACTATCTGCCGCTTGTGCATATCAAGAAAAGCGAGGAACGGCAGGCCGGAAGCCATCTGTCCGCCAAGATAGCCGAGGCGTTCGACCAAGACCACCTTTGCCCCTTCGCGCGCGGCGGAAACTGCCGCTGCCATGCCGCCGGGGCCTCCGCCTATGACAGCAACGTCGTACGTAAGTACTTCCTTTTTATTTTCATTTACCATTTTTGCTTCTCCCCTTTCCAGTAAGAACGCGCATAATTGGATTGTCTTCAAAAATTTTCTTTGCGGTATTCCTGCCGCGGAATAGCACATCATTGACCGCATAATTGGTCAGGCAAACTGAAGAAGACTGGTTTTTCGGGGGCAGTTTATCATGTGCCTGATACCAGGTGTAGGCAAATCCGTGCGCACCGATTTCCGACAACGCACGTATGCCTGTCCGCCCGAACGAGAAACGGCCAATCTGAATCTGCGGCACTGTATACTGCTCGGAGGTTTTTCCAATCTGAGTACATTCCAAGTGATGAAATATTTCATGCGCTAATATCAGTTCTTCTGCTGCTGCAGTAGAAAGGCCGTTAGCTTTCGCCCAGAGCCGTACTGAATCATCATAAATGAAAATGGTTTTGCGCCCTGAATAGTACTCACTGAAATAGCGCAAGTTGCCCGAAATCTTGTCAACCTTACGATGGTCAACAGTCAGGCCCTCGGCCTTGGCAACGTCATAAATGCTCTTATTTGGGTATTTCTCTATAAGCTTTTGTGCGGCGTCTACCCCTGTCTGCCAGGCCCTGTCTGCAATCGGCACCCGCATTTCTTCCGGAATCTTGTGATAAAGCAGGTCACGTTTTAGCTCTTTACGCGATTTAATCTGGTCGGGAAAGGGATAAACACGCATAAAAGACTTTCCTTTCTTCGCGGATTAGCCGCGTTCGTTTTCTGTAGTACGAGTACAAATGACTATAAGTGAGTCATCAGGACGGGCACCGGACAGTTCTACCCGGCACAAAGACATAATCTGGCTTTCACTTTGCATACCCGCAAGGTCAATAATGCGGCGTCCAAGAACGACATAAAGATTAGGAATTTCGGCGCCGCCGTCGCCGTGAATAGTATTATCAGCCAGTACGTTTTGCACAACTGATTTCCACCTTTTAACCGGGCAGGAAACAACCGTCGCGTTCTTGCGCTGCAAGCGGATAACACCGTCCCGGTCGAGCAGGCGCAAGGTATTGACTTTCTTTTTGAAGAACAGAAATGCACGTACAGTATTCTGACAGGTCAGCGCTACCATACTGCCGTTGTCTGCGGCAATTTTAATCTTAGAGGGATCAACTTTAAGATTGTCTGCTGCTATCTTAATCAGCTCTTCATCCGTCTTTTTTGCGCCGGAAAGCTCTTTGGTACGCAGCTCCGTCGCGCCTACTGCAATAGCTCTGACCTTCTGACGCTGATTGTCGACTTCAACCTTGACTTCTATCGTATCGGGGTCGGCACCGGACTGCACTGCCTTTTGAAAAGCTTCGTTGCGTATCGCGAGAATATCCTCTTCTGTAGGATTCATAATGGTCCGTTCAACCATATCACGCACCATGGCGAGGGCAACACCGATAGGCGAAATAACATGGGCGTTTTTCGCAATACGGAACTTGCAGCCCATATATTCGGCTAAGTGTGGTACAACGGTAGCCGCGCCGCCGCCTCCGCCGACAAAGGTAAGGGCGCTCTTATCAAGGCCATAATCCTTGATTAAGCTTTCCACAACTTTGCTGTTCTTGGCCGCGGCGAATTCCAAAACCTTTTTGGCACATTCTTCAACCGACATCCCCATATTCTTTGCCAGCGGCGCCCATGCCCTGCGGGCAGCTTCAGCATTGCCGTAGGCATAGTTTTCTTTTGACACATATCCTACGATATTGGCTGCACCGGAAAGAGTCAGCGCATATTTTTTGCCTCCGTCGCACTCAATATACGCATACTCCGGGTCGCCTTCCTTCGGGCGAATGGAACGCAAAACCGGATTGACGATATTTTCAGGGTCGGTGTAGACTTCATAGTCCAGATTAGCAATATGGGCAGAGCGAGGGCCGGTATTGACGGCCTTTCCGTCCTTCAGCTCGATCATAGAGCCGCCGCCGATACCGACAGTACGGACATCAAGGGAATTTACATATGTCTTATGCCCGCCGACTTCCGCGTAATGAACGACAACGTTGCCGTCCTTGACGCAGGATATATCAGTGGAGGTACCGCCGACTTCTAAGAAAATACCGTCAGTCAGCTTTTCGTACATCAGCGCACCGGCAACACCCGCCGCCGGGCCTGAGAGAATAGTGAGAATCGGGCGGTTGCGTACCTCGTCCATCGTCATAACGCCGCCGTCGCACCGCATGACCATCAAAGGTGCGCCGATATTAGCATTTTTGATACTCCGTTCGGTCATATTTGCAGCTTCAAGCATCTTTGGGAGGATAGACGCATTGATAACAGCGGTTCGAGTACGCACCTTTAAACCGTACAGCTTGGAGACATCACTTCCGGCAGTGCCGGGCAGGCCGAGTTTACGGTACTGCTCCAGCACAGCATTTTTGTTTGTGGGGTCATCAACGGAGAAAGCTTCGGTCGCAACGATGGACTGAGCGCCTTGACGCATCAAGTCGCTTAGTGCGTTCGCAACGTCATTAACGAAGGTTTCCTTTGTTCCGACATTGACGTACGCGTTGTAGCTTTGCAGATGCTTTCCGGCTGTCAGCTCAATGTTGCCGATATTAGTGTCGCTGCGGGACTTTAGACCTTGAATACCGCTTCCAATGGTGACAATGCCGACTTTAGCAACGTCCCCTTCCAGCAGGGCGTTGGTTGCCTGGGTTGTGCCATGAGCAATAAAGGTCACGTCTTCAGGCTTGATGTTGTATTCTTCCATTATTTTGGAAAGCACCTGCACAATGCCGGCTGCGACACCTTCCTTTGCCTCGTGTGTGGTGGGCAACTTCACACTGCCTATCAGTTCATAGGTTTCATCATTAATTGCAACGGCGTCTGTGAAGGTACCTCCTACATCTATTCCAATTCTGACTTTCATATTGATCTTCTCCTAAAATATGCGTAAGATTTAATTAGCTTCCGGCACTGCAACTGCGCCTGAAAACAAGTTTAGTTAGAAGTAAATGGCCACCATTATAATGACAGATAACGCAGTGACCACCCAGTTGGCCCAAAACACCTTGTTTGTAGTGGTAACCGGGTCATAACCAACAAAGTTGGAAGCCCAAACAACCTGTGTAGAAGTCGGGCAGGACTGGCTCGGCCAGCGATATGCAGCATAGAATACGGCAGAAAGCGCTATAACAGGTACTGCATTTACGGCAACCATGCTGGCAGCAAGACCTGCGCCAAGGCCCATCAGGTTGAAGGGGCCGCGGTACAGACCAAGCGGTGCGAGCACGCAGACGAAAATAACCAGTGCAACCGCGGTGCGGGGTGTAATCATTTGCATAAACGGCTGGATAGCTTTTTGAGTGGTAGGCGCTGTCATGGCGTTGATAATCATACCGATACCTAACATCAATCCAGCGGTTGGAGCGCCGTCTTTAAATCCTTCATAGCAGCACTGGACAAGCATGGACGAATACTTGGACCATTTGCCCTTGACGGTGAAAATAATCGCCCAAACAATACCGACCAGGAAAACCGGGATAGCGTCAAGACGGAAGATTAACATAACAAGGACAACCACGATTGGTGTGGCACAAGCCATAACACCGCGGAAACCTTTGAGCTGCGGGCGAGTTTCGGCCTCTTCCTCAGCCTCATCAGTTTCCTTTACCGGAGCGGCAAAAGCGAATTTGGCTCCATTCTTCTTAAAGTTCCATGCAAGGTAGACCACAAAGAACAGTACGCATATACCGCAGAGGAT
This DNA window, taken from [Clostridium] cellulosi, encodes the following:
- a CDS encoding hypothetical protein (High confidence in function and specificity) → MQYLIGTDIGTSGTKSILMDTSGNLVAQDLQEYDVLTPKPLWAEQWPDVWLNAVKQSVANTVKKSGVDPKDIRGICISGLYGGSGVPVDEALNPVRPCLIWMDRRAEEQERWVRQHVDQSRLWQITQNGTDPYYGYTKILWIRDNEPENWVKIRMFLPPNAYVIARLSGEVAIDYSSAGNLGGFFDMNTRSWSDEMLNAMGVPRTLMPQRIVENTEPVGTLTTAAAQEMNLTPGTPVFNGGVDCGVATLGLGVFEPGDYAAAIGTSMCAALVHEEPIEARDLISWPYVYNARRLTYSFGGGATAGAVIKWFRDTFAAEEKRAEAAGGENAYAVLDRQAASIPAGSEGLIVLPYFMGERSPLWDTNAKGTIFGLSLVHTRAHIYRAFLEAVAYSLRHTMESCGTELKESILLAGGVSKSPLWKQIFADVTGHSIVCPIHDVEANLGDVMLAGLGTGLLTREDLKKWQVLDKKITPNPEAHAKYNEYYKMYRDLYGHLREDMARMTQIR
- a CDS encoding hypothetical protein (Family membership), whose product is MFGQLNIKNGPSPVPASVKVVVSPDLMQARLTIEPPKYGGQDVSSQMIDDALREAKVTYGIDVPLLQKIKAHPEYSREYVIARGTEPKRGKDGSIKYLFEINKDSHPKVREDGTVDYRDLGLVVNVKYGQVLAEITLPTKGVDGMSVTGKVLPAAPGKAIPSPVGRNTALSEDGTKLFSTIDGHVSMNGNRINVVDTFIVSGNVDTSTGNIKSVCNVSVIGNVTEGFSIEAAGNVEIGGNVEGGSIKAGGNVTISRGVVGMSRSKIECKGDLKSTFLENCEINAGGSVKTQSIMNCNIKCGGRLEVTGRGKIMGGRFVVGENVIANQIGSPSNIHTELILGADPSVMTRYSALHTEIEQLKSQIEKLKQIIDLLNKYKQAGKLPSSKEQMLRSSQVSLEASTEKLNALTEEYKTLGAQIENSGNGKVICHDTLYRGVKLTIGFASMKAENDIVSSSFSLVDGKIVVTPTLPY
- the pgcA gene encoding Phosphoglucomutase (High confidence in function and specificity) gives rise to the protein MDYKERYHDWCTNPVFDEKTREELKNLKDEKEIQDRFYKDLTFGTGGLRGIIGAGTNRMNIYTVAKATQGLANYIIANGGQSKGVAIAYDSRNFSREFAEKTALTLNANGIKTYLFESLRPTPELSFALRELHCIAGVVITASHNPPEYNGYKVYWEDGAQITPPRDQEIIDEVNAVTSFGAIKTIDKAEAISKGLFNIIGEEIDRRYYDALKKLVLSPEAIKKAAKELKIVYTPLHGTGNIPVRTILKELGFENVYVVPEQELPDGNFSTLSYPNPEDPKAFTLALKLAKEKDADLVLATDPDADRLGVYAKDTKTGEYKSFTGNMSGLLIAEYELSVRKKLGKLPKNGALIKTIVSSNMANEIAKEYGIKLIEVLTGFKYIGEQIKLFEQNHNYEYLFGFEESYGCLVGTHARDKDAVVAVMALCEAAAYYREQGLTLWDQMLRIYEKYGYYKEDLTSITLKGLDGAEKIQSILKNMRNNPPQRFGSFKVTAVRDYLTGEITEVESGAKKPTGLPKSNVLYYELENNAWCCVRPSGTEPKVKFYMGVKGSSLENAQKLLEELKNSMMALVK
- a CDS encoding hypothetical protein (Family membership) — its product is MKKVLSALCKKVKKSKGGFTLIELIAVIAILAILALILVPTVGSRVAAAKRAAALSDARAAYMAAQIYVSDKLNNGEDVEDTDGTVPTDMLSSDAFKTLNGVNGFTVKSITIKDGAVISITIHDNNGDATYPESTASSSSTSGT
- a CDS encoding hypothetical protein (High confidence in function and specificity) yields the protein MIRKIRKEDKNDYIEMAKSFYMSDAVDHNIPEKHIEDTFDELMRSDEYAMAYIMEYEGKTAGYALLAKTFSQEAGGMVLWVEELYVKPEYRCRGLGHEFFSYLENNLCSGVKRIRLETEESNKRAISFYKSMGFEYLPYQQMIKTL